The proteins below are encoded in one region of Amycolatopsis magusensis:
- a CDS encoding LacI family DNA-binding transcriptional regulator — MTIRDVAERAGVSVATVSKVLNQRYGVAATTSARVRSVIEELGYEASLVAQSLRNHRTNVIGILVADLEPFSTELLKGAADAIRGSGFELVVYSAGGRTDDQAGWERRYLSRLSGTLVDGALLVTPAASLEPREGTPVVAVDPHTGSAELPTIDSDNLSGAQLAVEHLLGLGHRRIALLKGRPDLQSAHLRETGYRRALAAAGVSVDENLVQVGAYDPEVSAASARLLLDSPDRPTAVFAANDLSAIATVEVANELGLRVPEDLSVVGFDNIPESVLCVPPLTTVEQPIREMGRRAIQLLIPLINGEQPEPTHVTLDTRLVVRQSTRQVEQS, encoded by the coding sequence GTGACCATCAGGGACGTCGCCGAACGCGCCGGCGTCTCCGTGGCGACCGTGTCCAAAGTGCTCAACCAGCGTTACGGCGTCGCCGCCACCACCTCCGCGCGCGTGCGCTCGGTGATCGAGGAACTGGGGTACGAGGCCAGCCTCGTCGCCCAGAGCCTGCGCAACCACCGGACCAACGTCATCGGCATCCTGGTGGCCGACCTCGAACCGTTCAGCACCGAACTGCTCAAGGGCGCGGCCGACGCGATCCGCGGTTCCGGCTTCGAACTCGTCGTCTACTCGGCGGGCGGGCGCACCGACGACCAGGCGGGCTGGGAGCGGCGGTACCTGTCGCGGTTGAGCGGCACCCTGGTCGACGGCGCCCTGCTGGTCACCCCGGCCGCCTCGCTCGAACCCCGCGAAGGCACGCCGGTGGTCGCGGTGGATCCGCACACCGGTTCGGCCGAGCTGCCGACCATCGATTCGGACAACCTGAGCGGCGCGCAACTGGCCGTGGAGCACCTGCTCGGCCTCGGGCACCGCCGGATCGCCCTGCTCAAGGGCCGTCCCGACCTGCAGTCCGCGCACCTGCGCGAGACCGGGTACCGGCGGGCGCTCGCCGCGGCGGGTGTGTCGGTGGACGAAAACCTGGTGCAGGTGGGCGCCTACGACCCGGAGGTCTCCGCGGCTTCGGCGCGCCTGCTGCTGGACTCCCCCGACCGGCCGACCGCGGTGTTCGCCGCGAACGACCTGTCGGCCATCGCCACCGTCGAAGTGGCGAACGAGCTGGGCCTGCGCGTGCCGGAGGACCTGTCGGTGGTCGGCTTCGACAACATCCCGGAGTCGGTGCTGTGCGTGCCGCCGCTGACCACGGTCGAGCAGCCCATCCGCGAGATGGGCAGGCGCGCCATCCAGCTCCTCATCCCGCTGATCAACGGTGAGCAACCCGAACCCACGCACGTCACGCTGGACACCCGGCTCGTCGTGCGCCAGTCGACCCGACAGGTGGAGCAGTCGTGA
- a CDS encoding beta-glucosidase family protein: MARMNTREKLAQLFGVWVGIDAAGEMAPHQHDFAIEPGDWDRLVGSGIGQLTRVFGTRPVEPLIGARGLARTQREVMAASRFGIPAQVHEECLTGLAAWRATVYPSPLCWGASFDPALVERMGVHIGRSMRRLGVHQGMAPVLDVARDLRWGRIEETIAEDPHLVGTIGSAYVRGLESAGVVATLKHFAGYSASKAGRNLAPVSIGARELADVLLPPFEMALRAGARSVMNAYTDNDGVPAAADPELLTTRLREVYGFDGTVVADYFSVSFLRTLHGVAGTRAEAAAQALSAGIDVELPTVDCFGAPLLLALESGEADLALVDRALERVLRQKCELGLLDPGWSPDPEVLSDGHADLDDDESRAVARALAERSIVLLRNEDVLPLAPGKRLAVIGPRADDPGAMFGCYSFPMHVGVHHPDVPLGIEVRTVLDALGADHDVTHALGCPVEGGEDAGIADAVKVAADAELAVVVLGDRAGLFGGGTSGEGCDATDLRLPGRQEELLEAVLDTGTPVVLVLLSGRPYELSRQADRLAAIVCGFFPGEEGGVALANVLSGRANPSGRLPVSFPAAGVNQPATYLAAPLATRSEVSTVDPTALFPFGHGLSYAPLTWGEATGDAEWATDGVFEVSVPLRNDSDRASSEVVQVYLHDPVAECVLPVQRLIAAARVDLAPGEARTVRIGLHADLTCYTGRAGHRQVDPGEVELRIGASSTDIRTTLAPVLTGPRRFVGFDRVLSPEIS; the protein is encoded by the coding sequence ATGGCCCGGATGAACACGCGCGAGAAGCTCGCCCAGCTCTTCGGGGTCTGGGTGGGCATCGACGCGGCCGGCGAAATGGCACCGCACCAGCACGATTTCGCCATCGAACCGGGTGACTGGGACCGGCTCGTCGGCTCCGGCATCGGCCAGCTGACCCGGGTGTTCGGCACCCGGCCGGTGGAGCCGCTGATCGGCGCGCGCGGGCTGGCCCGCACCCAGCGCGAGGTGATGGCCGCCAGCCGGTTCGGCATCCCGGCGCAGGTGCACGAGGAGTGCCTGACCGGCCTGGCCGCCTGGCGGGCCACGGTGTACCCGTCGCCGCTGTGCTGGGGCGCGAGCTTCGACCCGGCGCTGGTCGAGCGGATGGGTGTCCACATCGGACGGTCGATGCGGCGCCTCGGCGTGCACCAGGGCATGGCGCCGGTCCTGGACGTGGCCCGCGATCTGCGGTGGGGGCGGATCGAGGAGACCATCGCCGAGGACCCGCACCTGGTCGGCACGATCGGCTCGGCCTACGTGCGCGGGCTCGAATCGGCGGGCGTGGTGGCCACGCTGAAGCACTTCGCCGGGTATTCGGCGTCGAAGGCGGGGCGCAACCTGGCGCCGGTGTCGATCGGCGCCAGGGAACTGGCCGACGTGCTGCTGCCGCCGTTCGAAATGGCGTTGCGGGCGGGCGCGCGGTCGGTGATGAACGCCTACACCGACAACGACGGCGTACCCGCCGCGGCCGACCCGGAACTGCTCACCACCCGGCTGCGCGAGGTCTACGGCTTCGACGGGACCGTGGTCGCCGACTACTTCTCGGTGTCGTTCCTGCGCACGCTGCACGGGGTGGCCGGCACCAGGGCCGAGGCCGCCGCGCAGGCGCTGTCCGCCGGGATCGACGTCGAACTGCCGACCGTCGACTGCTTCGGCGCGCCCCTGTTGCTGGCGCTGGAATCCGGTGAGGCCGACCTCGCGCTGGTGGACCGCGCGCTGGAGCGGGTGCTGCGGCAGAAGTGCGAACTCGGGCTGCTCGACCCGGGCTGGTCGCCGGACCCGGAGGTGCTCTCCGACGGGCACGCCGACCTCGACGACGACGAGTCGCGCGCGGTGGCGCGTGCGCTCGCCGAGCGGTCGATCGTGTTGCTGCGCAACGAAGACGTGCTCCCGCTGGCACCCGGCAAGCGGCTCGCGGTGATCGGCCCGCGCGCCGACGACCCCGGCGCGATGTTCGGCTGCTACTCGTTCCCGATGCACGTCGGCGTGCACCACCCCGACGTGCCGCTGGGCATCGAGGTGCGCACCGTGCTGGACGCGCTCGGCGCCGACCACGACGTGACCCACGCGCTGGGCTGCCCGGTGGAAGGCGGCGAGGACGCCGGGATCGCGGACGCCGTCAAGGTAGCCGCCGACGCCGAGCTTGCCGTGGTCGTGCTGGGTGACCGGGCCGGCTTGTTCGGCGGCGGCACCTCCGGCGAGGGCTGCGACGCCACGGACCTGCGGCTGCCGGGTCGTCAGGAGGAACTGCTCGAAGCCGTGCTGGACACCGGCACGCCGGTGGTGCTGGTGCTGCTGAGCGGCCGTCCGTACGAGCTTTCCCGCCAGGCCGACCGGCTCGCGGCCATCGTCTGCGGCTTCTTCCCCGGCGAGGAGGGCGGTGTGGCGCTGGCGAACGTGCTCAGCGGGCGGGCCAACCCGTCCGGGCGGCTGCCGGTCAGCTTCCCGGCGGCCGGGGTGAACCAGCCCGCCACCTACCTGGCCGCCCCGCTGGCCACCCGCAGCGAGGTCAGTACGGTCGACCCGACCGCGTTGTTCCCGTTCGGGCACGGCCTTTCCTACGCGCCCCTCACCTGGGGCGAGGCCACCGGGGACGCGGAATGGGCCACCGACGGCGTGTTCGAGGTTTCGGTGCCGCTGCGCAACGATTCCGACCGCGCGAGCAGCGAAGTGGTGCAGGTCTACCTGCACGACCCGGTGGCCGAATGCGTGCTGCCGGTGCAGCGCCTGATCGCCGCGGCGCGGGTGGACCTGGCACCGGGCGAGGCGCGGACCGTGCGGATCGGGCTGCACGCGGACCTCACCTGCTACACCGGCCGCGCCGGGCACCGGCAGGTGGACCCGGGCGAGGTGGAACTGCGGATCGGCGCGTCGAGCACCGACATCCGCACCACCCTGGCGCCGGTGCTCACCGGCCCACGCCGCTTCGTCGGCTTCGACCGCGTCCTGTCCCCCGAGATCTCGTGA
- a CDS encoding endo-1,4-beta-xylanase, with protein MSVHSRFRRWGTVLAVSAGLVAWQAAPASAAPPLKDITGKYVGSAVPASALANEADFRTTLTREFDSVTPENEMKWASLEPNRGQYNWSAADAIVNYAQQNGKTVRGHTLVWHNQYPGWLNNLSAADLRTAVQNHITTVMTRYKGKIRAWDVVNEVFNEDGSRRDSIFQQKLGANYIADAFRWAKQADPGAKLYINDYNVEWQGAKSNAMYNLVNSLRQQGVPVEGAGFQTHLSTQYGFPGGFQANLQRFADLGVDVAITEADVRVQLPADSAKLAKQADYFDQAWDGCQAVTRCVEFTTWGFTDRHSWVPGTFPGEGAACLFDSNLNPKPAYTRINP; from the coding sequence GTGAGTGTGCATTCCCGATTCCGCCGCTGGGGCACGGTACTGGCGGTCAGCGCCGGGCTGGTGGCCTGGCAGGCCGCCCCGGCCTCGGCGGCGCCCCCGTTGAAGGACATCACCGGCAAGTACGTCGGCAGCGCGGTGCCCGCCTCGGCACTGGCGAACGAAGCCGACTTCCGCACCACGCTCACCCGCGAGTTCGACAGCGTGACGCCGGAGAACGAGATGAAGTGGGCGAGCCTCGAACCCAACCGGGGCCAGTACAACTGGTCCGCCGCGGACGCGATCGTGAACTACGCCCAGCAGAACGGGAAGACCGTCCGCGGGCACACGCTGGTGTGGCACAACCAGTACCCCGGCTGGTTGAACAACCTGTCCGCCGCCGACCTGCGGACCGCGGTGCAGAACCACATCACCACGGTGATGACCCGGTACAAGGGCAAGATCCGGGCCTGGGACGTGGTGAACGAGGTGTTCAACGAGGACGGCAGCCGCCGTGACTCGATCTTCCAGCAGAAGCTCGGCGCGAACTACATCGCCGACGCCTTCCGCTGGGCCAAGCAGGCCGACCCGGGCGCCAAGCTCTACATCAACGACTACAACGTCGAATGGCAGGGCGCGAAGAGCAACGCGATGTACAACCTGGTGAACTCGCTGCGCCAGCAGGGAGTCCCGGTGGAGGGCGCGGGATTCCAGACGCACCTGTCCACGCAGTACGGCTTCCCCGGCGGGTTCCAGGCGAACCTGCAGCGCTTCGCCGACCTCGGCGTGGACGTGGCGATCACCGAGGCCGACGTCCGGGTCCAGCTGCCCGCGGACTCGGCGAAACTGGCCAAGCAGGCGGACTACTTCGACCAGGCCTGGGACGGCTGCCAGGCGGTGACGCGCTGCGTGGAGTTCACCACCTGGGGCTTCACCGACCGGCACTCGTGGGTCCCCGGCACCTTCCCCGGTGAAGGCGCCGCCTGCCTCTTCGACAGCAACCTGAACCCGAAACCCGCCTACACCCGGATCAACCCGTAG
- a CDS encoding LacI family DNA-binding transcriptional regulator, producing MPVESERKPANEPVQGKVTIAQIAVEAGVSIPTVSKVVNGRTDVAASTRERVEELIRRYGYQRRSDERARRSNLLELMFHELESIWALEIMRGVEQVASEHDLAVVLSESQGRLTPGRGWLEKVLARRPIGVVSVFSDLSADQLAKLESRNIPVVVVDPVGEPGERTYSIGATNWNGGLIATRHLLELGHRRIAVIGGPERVLCSRARVDGYRAALETAGLPVDPALVRYGDFHVEAGRAQLTELLKVPDRPTAVFAGSDLQAFGVYEAARAAGLRIPDDISVIGFDDLPVAGWVGPPLTTIRQPLQEMAVAGTRLVLALARGEEAEHRRVELATSLVVRQSTAPPAA from the coding sequence ATGCCAGTGGAATCCGAGCGGAAGCCGGCGAACGAGCCCGTCCAGGGCAAGGTCACCATCGCGCAGATCGCGGTCGAGGCCGGGGTTTCCATCCCGACAGTTTCGAAGGTGGTCAACGGGCGCACCGACGTGGCCGCGTCGACCAGGGAACGGGTCGAGGAGCTCATCCGCCGCTACGGCTACCAGCGGCGCAGCGACGAGCGGGCCCGCCGGTCCAACCTGCTGGAGCTGATGTTCCACGAGCTCGAAAGCATCTGGGCGCTGGAGATCATGCGCGGGGTCGAGCAGGTGGCCAGCGAGCACGACCTGGCCGTGGTCCTCTCGGAATCCCAGGGCAGGCTGACGCCCGGCCGCGGCTGGCTGGAGAAGGTCCTGGCCCGGCGGCCGATCGGCGTGGTGTCGGTGTTCTCCGACCTCAGCGCCGACCAGCTGGCGAAGCTGGAGTCGCGCAACATCCCGGTGGTGGTGGTCGACCCGGTCGGCGAGCCCGGCGAACGCACCTACTCGATCGGCGCCACGAACTGGAACGGCGGGCTGATCGCCACCCGGCACCTGCTCGAACTCGGCCACCGGCGGATCGCGGTGATCGGCGGACCGGAACGCGTGCTGTGCAGCCGCGCGCGGGTGGACGGCTACCGCGCCGCACTGGAGACCGCGGGGCTGCCGGTCGACCCGGCTTTGGTGCGCTACGGCGACTTCCACGTCGAAGCCGGGCGCGCGCAGCTCACCGAACTGCTCAAGGTGCCCGACCGGCCGACCGCCGTGTTCGCCGGCAGCGACCTCCAGGCGTTCGGTGTCTACGAGGCGGCGCGCGCGGCCGGGCTGCGGATCCCCGACGACATCAGCGTGATCGGCTTCGACGACCTGCCCGTGGCGGGCTGGGTCGGCCCGCCGCTGACCACCATCCGCCAGCCGCTGCAGGAGATGGCTGTCGCGGGCACCCGGCTGGTGCTGGCCCTCGCCCGCGGCGAAGAAGCCGAGCACCGGCGCGTGGAACTGGCGACCAGCCTGGTGGTGCGGCAGAGCACCGCACCACCGGCGGCCTGA